The genomic window GGCCTCGGGTTCGCTGGCCGCGTCGTGCGCCTCAAACTCCGCTATGAGCACGGAGCCCCGGAACCGGGCAGGAGCATGATCGGCAAATTCGCCGCCCCCCTGGCGAGCGCCCGGGAGCTGCTCAATGACTTCGGCGGTTACCAGCGCGAGGTCCGCTTCTACGCCGAGCTCGCTGGCAACACCGGCCTGCCGGCGCCCGCGTGCTACTACCACGCTTATGACTCGCGTAACGGCACCTTCGTGCTGTTGCTCGAGGACCTCGCGGCCTCCAGGCTTGGGGACCAGGTCACCGGCGCGAGCTACGAGGAGGCGGAATTCGTCGTCTCCCACCTCGCCCGCTTCCACGCCCGCTGGTGGAACGACGCCTCGCTGCTGGAGCTCCCCTGGGCGCAACCCTCCCGCGCGGCCATCGAGAAGCTGCCGGACCTCTTCGAGCGCGGGCTCGGGCCGCTGCGTGAGACGATGACGGGGCGCTTCGAGGACGTGATGCGGCTCGTCCAGAGGCTACGGCCGTTGGTGCCGGAGCTGGCCCAGATGTACGGCAGCCAGTTCCCGCCCAGGCCCTACACCCTGGTCCACGGCGATATGCGCATGGACAATCTCTTCTTCCCAGTCGAAGGCCGCGGCCGCTTCGCGGTCGTGGACTGGCAGGGCGCCGCCATCGGTTCGCCGGGTAACGAACTGGCCTACTTCCTGATCCTCAGCCTGCCTGTCGCGGTGCGCCGCCAGCACGAGGCTTCCCTGATCGCCCGTTATCACTCGGAGCTCGTCGCATACGGAGTCAGGGATTACCCTCTGCAGGCCCTGAAGCGCGACTACGACCGTGGCATTCTCATCCAACTGCTCGGCCTGCCGGTCCTGAGCGGCAACCTGGACTTCAGCTCCGAGCGGGGACAAGCTCTCGCCACCGCTGCCCTCGAACGCCTCAGCGCCGCGGCCGCGGACCTCAAGGCGGCCCGGATCATCACGGTCCTCACCTGGGTGCTCCGTCTTCAGCGCCTCGGCAGGGCGATCCGCCGGCGGCTGCCCTCTATGCGTCGCCGCGGCTGAATTCACGCCCGCGCTCCCGTCTCACGTCGTGCTGCCCCTGGCGGGCGGCACGCTCAGTCGCGAGTATGCGCTGGGGCCTTCGCCGCCTCCACCACGATGTACCCTTTCCAGCGCGCGGCGATCTCGACGTTCCCGAATACCGCGCCGACCTCGCGGCGGAGGCTCAGGAGCCTGTTGACGACCATGTAGAGCCGCCCGTGCGGCTTGAGCACTGCATAGGCGCCGGCGACCATGTCGTCCAGGACCTCCCGGCCCGAGTGCGTCGGCGGGTTGGAGGCGACGATGTCGAAGCGGGCGCCGCGGGGCAGGTCATGGACTCCGTCGCCGAGCACGACTTCGGCGTTCGTCACGCCGTTGAGCGCCAGGTTTCGCTCCGCCAGCCGCGTCGCCCTGATGTCGCTGTCCACCAGAACCACGTGTCCCTTCGTCGCCAGCTTTGCAGCCACGATGCCGATGGCGCCGTAGCCGCAGCCCAGATCCAGCACGCGTGCGGCGGGCGACACCCGCATCGTCTCGATCAGCAGGCGCGTCCCGGGGTCGAGGCCACGGTGCGCGAACACCCCGGGCTGGGTCTCCAGCGTCAGGTCGAAGCCGCGCACCCGTTCCCGAATGACCTGCGTCCGCACGCAGCTACTATAAGCGCGCGGCGGGCGCCTCCCGCGACGCCCATCCATATGAAGCCGGCCTGCGACCCTCTACCATAGAGCCGCTGGGCGCGGCCCGCGGCGGCAGCGCTCCATCCATCCATGGCAGGCGACCGGTCATGACCGCTGCACGTCCGAAAGACCAAGAAATACAAATCGAAATCGGCTACGGCCGTTCCACGGCGGACTCGCCATGTTCGTAATCGGGACCGCCGGCCACGTCGACCACGGCAAGTCCACGCTCGTCCGGGCCCTCACCGGAATCGACCCCGACCGCCTACAGGAGGAGAAGGACCGGGGCATGACGATCGACCTTGGCTTCGCCTGGCTCGACCTGGGCCCGGGCGAAGACGGCGCCGGCGCCCTCGGTGAGGTCAGCATCGTCGACGTCCCCGGCCACGAGCGCTTCATCAAGAACATGCTCGCCGGCGCCGGCGGCATCGACCTCGCGCTGCTGGTCGTGGCGGCAGACGAAGGCGTCATGCCCCAGACGCGCGAGCACCTCGCGATCCTGGACCTGCTTGGCGTGCGCCAGGGCGTCGTCGCCCTCACGAAGAGCGACCTGGTGGAGAAAGACTGGCTCGAACTGGTGGCCGTGGAGGTCGAGGAGACTCTGGAGGGCACTACGCTCGAAGGCTCCCCGGTAGTGCCCTGCTCTGGAGCCACCGGCGAAGGCCTGCCAGCCCTCGTGGACGCGGTCCGGGCAGCCCTGGCGAGGACGCCGCCAAAGCGCGACATGGGCCGGCCCCGCCTGCCCATCGACCGTGCGTTTACGGTCGCGGGCTTCGGGACCGTGGTCACCGGCACGCTTATCGACGGCTCCCTGCAGGTCGGGGACGAGGTCGAAGTGGTGCCGGCCTTCGAGGGCGGACACCTCACGGCGCTGAGGTCCCGGGTGCGTGGCCTCCAGAGCCACCGCCATGCGGTCAAGCAAGCGCGCCCGGGCACCCGCACGGCCATAAACCTGGCTGGCATCGATGTCGAAGACCTCTCGCGCGGCCAGGTTGTGGCGCGGCCGGGCTGGCTGCGCCCCACTTTCGCGGTGGACGTCCGGCTGCGCGCGCTGAGGTCGCTCCCGCGGCCGCTGCGGCACAACCTCAACGTCTCCTTCCACAGCGGCGCCGCGGAGGCCCCCGCGAAGCTGCGCCTGCTGGAGTCGGACCAACTCGCGCCGGGAGCCGAGGGCTGGGCGCAGGTGCGCCTTGCCCGGCCCATGGCACTGGTCTCGGGCGACCGCTTCGTGGTCCGTGACGCCAACGACACGCTCGGTGGCGGCGTCATCGTCGCCACGCAGGCAAAGCGCCATCCCCGGCGCAGACAGCAGGTCTTCGACCAGCTCGAGCGCCTGAGCCGCGGCTCACCCGAGGACGCCCTGCTCGCCGCGCTCGCCCGCGGCCAGCCCGCCGAGCCGGAGGCGCTGATCGCGGCCTCGGAGGCAGGGCCGGAGCAGGCGCGCGCCTCCCTGGCGGGCCTGATCGCCGCCGGGCGAGTCGTCGAGCTCCGTGCCGAAGGCGCCACTTTCGTGTGCACGGCGGAGTACCTGGACTCTCTGCGCGACAGGGTCACCGCCGAGGCAGAGGCCTACCAGCGGGAGCACCCGCTCCGGAGCGGCATCCCTCGCGAGGAGCTGCGCAGCCGCCTCGAACTCCCGGCCCGCGTCTTCGCCGCGCTCGTCGCGGCCCTCGTCGAGTCCGGAGCCCTGGCGGAGAAGGGCGCCGCGCTCTCGACGCCGGGCTGGACGCCTCGCCTTACCGCCGCCGAGCAGGCCCGGGCTGACGCCTACCTGCGCGCCCTGCGCGCCACACCGTATTCCCCGCCGGTCGCCGAAGAGGTCCCCGACGAGCTTGTCGCCTATCTCGCCGCCCAGGGCCTCGTAGTCGACGTGGGCGCCGGCATCGTCTTCGACGCCGCCGCTTACGCGGAGATGGTCGACCGCATCGTCGCAAAGATGCGCGAAGACGGGACGATTACGCTGGCCGCGGTCCGCGACCTCTTCGGGACGTCCCGGCGCTACGCGCAGGCCCTCCTGGAGCACCTGGACCAGCGGCGGATCACGGTCCGCCGCGGTGACGAGCGTGTCCTCGGCCGCGCCGCCGAGGCGCTGCGGTCATGAGCGGGGCGCCGGTCCTGGTCAAGGCATGCCTCAACGGCGCTCGGCCCGCCGGCTCCCATCCGGCGCTGCCGGTAACGCCGGAGCAACTGGCGGCAGCCGCCAGGGCGGCACAGGCCGCGGGCGCCGGAGCGGTGCACATCCACCCCCGCGACCCGTCCGGCCGCGAGAGCCTGGCGGCAGCCGATGTCGGCGCCGCGCTGCGAGCCGTGCGCGCGGCTTGCCCCGGCTTGCCCGTCGGCGTCACCACGGGCGCCTGGATCGTGAGCGACGCCGGGCTGCGGCGCGACCTTGTGTCCGCCTGGACCGAAATGCCGGACTTCGCCTCGGTGAACTGGCGAGAGGAGGGCGCCGAGGACCTTGCTGGACTGCTCCTCGAGCGCGGCGTCGGCGTGGAGGCGGGGCTCTTCACCCTGGAGGACGCCTTCGCTTTCCGGAGCAGCCCCATTGCGCCGGCTTGCCTCCGCGCCCTGGTCGAGGTACGCCGGGTCGAGGAGCAGGAGCCCATCGCGCTCGCGGCGGCGATGGACGCTGCCCTGGTCGACCTTGGAATCGACGTCCTGCATCACGGTTTCGGGCAGGACACCTGGGGCGTGCTCGAGGCCGCCCTGCGCCTCGGCCGCGACATCCGCATCGGCCTCGAGGACACCTTCACGCTGCCGGACGGCGCCACGGCGCCGGACAACGCCGCCCTGGTGCGCGCGGCCTGCGACCTCGCACGCAGCCTCGGCCGGCTGCCTTCATCGTAGGCGCCGCCGTGGTAACCTCAGGCCGAAGCCCACTCTGACCGCGAAGGACGCATGGCAGAGATAGCCGTCGCCCCGCCGAGACGAAACCGCCTCCTGCTTGCGCAGTGGTCTGAGCTGCTCGAAAACGACTCTTTCCGGCGCTTCTTCCTGATGCGCCTGGCCGCGACGGGCGCCGTCAACGCCCTCAGCTACGCCCTGCTCGTCTTCACCGTGCGCGAGTCTACGAGCGCGCTCGCCACAGGCGGCCTGCTCCTCACGGTGCTCGTCCCGTCGGCCATGCTCGGAGCCGTCGCGGGGTCTGCCGTCGACCGCCTCCCGCGCGGCCTCATCCTCTTCGCCTCGAACCTCCTGCGGGCCCTGCTGATGTTCGCGCTCATCGGCGCCAAGGACTCGCTCGCCTCGATCTACCTTGTTGGCCTCGCGCTTGGCGTGATCTCGCAGTTCGCCGTGCCGGCTGAGAGCGCCGTCCTGCCCCACATCGTCCGCCAGGACAAGCTGACGGCGGCGAACTCGTTCCTCAGCCTGGGCTCGCTTGCCACCCAGGTTGCCGGCATGCTGATCGTCGCGCCGGCGCTCCTGAAGACGACCGACGGCGACCCGCTGCTCTTTCTGCTCCTGGCGCTCTTCGTCTTCGCGGCCGCGATCATCACCGTGATCCCGCAGTTCCACTTCAGCTTCGCCGCCGAGCACCGTCACGGCCTCACGTTGAGGGCGGCCCGGCGCCAGTTTGCGGAGGGCTGGATGACCATGGCGCGGGACCCAGTCGCCTACTTGAGCCTCGTGCTGTCGGTCGTCGCTAGCGTTTCGACCCTGGTCGTCGCCACCCTGCTGCCGAAGTTCTCGGACCGGGTCCTTCACATCCCGCCCGAGAACATCGTCTTCGTCCTCGCGCCGGTCGCGATCGGCATCTTTCTGGGGCTGCGCAGCGTGGAATGGCTCGCCGACCGCTTCAACAAAATGGTGACAATCAGCGGCGCCTACCTCCTGATGGCAGCGACGCTGATGCTCCTGGGGCTCGTGCCCGCAACAGCCGCAGCGATCGTGGACTCCGACCCCCTCGGCATGTTCAGCCGGACGCCCCTCAACGACCAGTCTGCCCGCATCGCCGTAACGGTGCTGCACGGGAGCGTCTACGGCTTCGCCGTCACGGTGGTCGGCACGATGGGCAAGGTGCTGCTGAACGAGCGTGTGCCAGTCGAGATGCAGGGCCGCATTTTCGCCGCCCAGTCAGTGCTCTCGAACCTCGCGGCGATCCCGCCCGTGCTCGCCGGCGGGCTCCTCGCCGACGCCGTCGGTGTGGAGCCCGTGCTGATCGCTGCCGGCTGCGTGGCCCTGGCAGCCGCTGTTTGGTCCCGCGCCCAGGGCAGCAAGGTGGTCCCCGCCGGCGCTCTCTAGGACCCGCGGCGGGGCCTTTCGGGCGCATTTCGCGGCTGATCCGAGGGTGTAATGGCAGTGCCGGAAGCGGTTTGACACCCCAAATCGGGCACGCGTAGACTGAATCTGAGGTCAGGTCTAGAGGAGGTCGCTGGCATGATCGAGATGACGATCGAAGCCGTGCGAGTAAGCATGCAGAACCTGGCCCGCGTCCTCATCCTCAAAGAGAAATATGGCGAGCACTACCTCGTCATCTGGATCGGGCCAGCCGAGGCAGAAGCGATCGCCATGAAGTTGGGGGAGGCGCAGACTCCGCGGCCGATGACCCATGACCTTCTGCGCAGCGTCATCGACAGCCTTGGGGCCCAGGTCAGCCACATCCTCGTCAACGACATCTCGAACGATACCTTCTTCGCCCGCATCGTCCTGGACAGCAACGGCAAGACCCTGGAGATCGACTCTCGCGTGAGCGACGCTGTCGCCCTTGCCGTCCGCGCCCAGGTGCCGATTTACGCCGAGGAGTCCGTCCTCGAGCGCGCCGGCCTGCTCATCGACCAGGAGCCGGAGGGCAGCCTCACGGCCGTCAGCAGCGAGCCCATCTCCCGCGTCGCCCCCGAGGAACTCGAGAAGATGTCCGCCTTCAAGGACTTCATCGAAGGCCTCGACCTCGACGACTTCGACAAGCGCAAGTAGGAGCGCTGCGGACTACATAACTGGAAGCCTGAGGGCCGCGGCCGCGAGGCCTGCGGCCCTGGTTCATGATTTCCGGTTCCTGCTTGCCGGTTCCTTCCCTATCATTGGCCCGTGATCATCGGCGTCATCGGCGGCGAGGACTGTGACGAGACGACCCTGAGGGACGCCGAACAGGTGGGCCGCGAGCTGGCGCTGCGCGGCCACGTCCTGGTCTGCGGCGGTCGCGGCGGGGTCATGGAGGCGGCCTGCAGAGGGGCCCGCGCCGAAGGCGGCCATACGATCGGCCTGCTGCCCGGGGAAGACCGCAGCCAGGCGAACGCCTATGTCGAGTTCCCCATCGTCACCGGCGTCGGGCGGGCACGCAACCTCGCCATCGTCCTCACGTCCGACGCCCTGATAGCGATCGACGGCGCCTACGGCACGCTGTCCGAGATCGCCTTCGCGCACCAGTACGGCAAGCCCGTCGTGGGCCTGCGCACGTGGACGCTGTCCCTGGCGGGCGTCGAGGACCAGACGATGCTGCGCGCCTCGACGCCGGTGGAGGCTGTCGAGATGGCAGTACAGGCGGCGCAGAAGACACTCGTGCCCTAAAGGCCACGGCTACAAAGGAGCAAAGCATGCCCGACGACCGCATCGTGTCCGTCCACGCGCGTGAGATACTCGACAGCCGCGGCAACCCCACCCTCGAGGTAGAAGTCAGGCTGCAGGACGGGTCGGTCGGCCGGGCCGCGGTCCCGTCCGGGGCAAGCACCGGGACGCACGAGGCGCATGAGCTGCGGGACGGCGACCCGGCGCGCTACGGCGGGAAGGGAGTGCGCCGGGCGGTCCAGAATGTGAACACCGAGATCGCCCGCGCCATCCACAATGGCTCCGCGGGCGACCAGGAAGGGCTCGACCGGCGCCTGTGCGAACTCGACGGTACGCCGAACAAGGGCCGTCTCGGCGCCAACGCCATCCTCGGCGTCTCGTTGGCTGCCGCTCACGCAGCCGCGGCAAGCCGCAAGCAGCCTCTCTACGCCTACCTCGGCGGCGAGCGTGCGGACCTGCTGCCCCTGCCGCTCTTCAACGTCCTGAACGGCGGCAAGCACGCGGAGCGCAGCACAGACTTCCAGGAATTCATGCTCGCCCCCGTGGGCATCCCTACGTTCGGCGACGCCCTGCGCGCCGGCGCCGAGATCTACCAGACCCTGAAGCGCCTGCTGCACGACCGCGGCCTCAGCACGACCGTCGGAGACGAGGGCGGCTTCGCGCCCTCGCTCGGGAGCAACGTTGCCGCGGTCGAACTGCTCGTCGAAGCGATCGCCGCAGCGGGATACAAGCCCGGCGACCAGGTTGCCCTCGCCCTGGACCCGGCAACCAGCGAACTCTACCGCGATGGCCGCTACCACCTCCCTAGCGAGGGCCGGAGCCTGACGAGCGCCGAGATGGTGGAACTGTGGGCCGATTGGTGCCGGCGCTACCCGATCGTCAGTATCGAGGACGGGTTGGCGGAGGACGACTGGTATGGCTGGAGGCTCCTCACCCAGCGCCTCGGCGCAGAGGTGCAGCTCGTCGGCGACGACCTGCTGGTCACGAACCTCGAGCGGCTCAACCGCGCGATCGAGACGCGCGCGGCGAACGCGATCCTGGTGAAGGTGAACCAGATCGGGACGCTCTCGGAGGCCATAGCGGCGACAGAGCGGGCGCTCTCGGAGGGCTGGGGCGCGGTCGTCAGCCACCGCAGCGCCGAGACCGACGACACGACGATCGCGGACCTGGCGGTCGCGGTGGGCTGCGGCCAGATCAAGACCGGCGCGCCGGCCCGCGGAGAGCGCGTCGCCAAGTACAACCGCCTGCTCCGCATCGAAGAGGAGCTCGGGCCGCGGGCGCGGTATGCTGGCGGCAGCAAGCTGGCCGGAAGAGGCTGAGGGATGATCACGAAGTATCTGCAGGAAGCCATGAAGCGGGCCCACTACGAGCTGATGGAGGATGGTCAGTTCTGGGGGGAAATAGAGGGCTTTGACGGGCTTTGGGGGAGCGGCAGGACGCTGGAGGAGTGCCGCGAAGACCTTCAAGGCGCGCTCGAAGGCTGGCTGCTCCTGAAACTCTGGGACCACGATGATGACATCCCCGTCCTCGGCCGGTTGACCCTCTACCCACGTAAAGCCTCGCTCTCGAAGCCAGTTGCGCCGGCTGACTCATCGCGAACTCGTCGGGCGTCTTAGAGCCTTGGGCTTCAGCGGCCCCAGGGGCGGAGGCGACCACCTCTACATGCAACGCGGTGCCTTGAAGGTCCCGGTCCCAAATCCTCACGGGAGCTCCTTCTCGGTGGCACTCATTAGAAGGATCGTTCGTCGCGCCGGAATTACGCCCGAGGAGTGGGACTCCCTGGACCGCCGATGAACGTCCCCCCGCAGCGCGTCTCCGCCATCCCCTTCCCGGACGACTACCGCCTGCCCGGCAGGCCGGACGATGGCGCCGGGGCGGCCGCCGCAGACGCCTACCGCCAGACCCGATTCGTCCTGGGAGGGGACCTCGGGCTCTTCGAGGAGGCGATGCGCCTGCAGTTGCGCATCCTGCGCGATTCTTCCCACTCTCGCTTCCGGACTCATGCCTACGCGGCGCTCGTCGCACTCTGGTCGCGCGCGTACCAGTACCTGGCGGACATCGTGCTGCTTACCACGCGCGGGTCTTACGCTTCCACGCCGCCGCTAGCGCGCACGGCGTGCGAGGTGATAGCGGCGGAGGAGGCCCTGCGGGCCGGGGACATGGAGGAGCACAGCATCTGGCTTTACGGCACCCTGAAGCCTTCCGAGCAGCACCACGCGTTCGAGTTCGAGCTGGGGCGTTACTTCTCCGGGCAGACGCTGGCGGACGACCCGGTGCTGCGCGCGGTCTATCGCCCGGCAAGCGACCTGGGCCGCCCGAACTTCGGGGCGACGCTTTTGCAGGTGGGGCCGGAGTCCAACAACCTGCGCCTTGCGATCGCTTTCGCGGACGCGACCTTCCACCTGGGTTGGGCCGAAATCGCCCTTGGCTGGGCCCTCGCCCTGGCCGCCCGCCAGACCCGCGTCGCCATCGACGCCGAGGGCATCTTCGGCGTCACCGCCGAAACGCGCGCGGCTTATGCCGACCTCCAGCAGCGCGTCGACGCCGCCACGGCCCGCGACGACCGCTGCTACATCGAGGAAGTGGTGGAGGCGGACAACACGCGGCGCTACGTGGTGCACAACTTCCGGCGGCAATCGGGAGGCGCGCCGAAGAAGATCCTGCTGTGAGCCGCGGATGCCAGGCGGAGGCCGCGAGGCCCCTTCGTCTCGCGTGAAGTGAAGGGCCAGGCATTCAGCCTGGCCCTCATGTCTCCGATATCTCGCGCGACGGCGGCCCCTGCGTCCAGGGGGCTATGAGCCTGCTACCGCAGCCTCCACCCGCTCCCACCCGGGGATGAACTTCCGCCACTCCTCCTGCGCCTCCAGGTAATGGTAGAAGACGTAGTAGGAGCTGGCGGGCGGGCGCGATGGCTCCTTCAGGAGCTTCATCTTGGCCTCCGCGGGCGTGAGGCCGGCCTTGCGGTGGTTGCACTGGCGGCAGGCGGAGACGAGGTTGTCCCAGGTGTGCTTGCCGCCGCGGTGCCGCGGGATCACGTGGTCGATCGTGAGGTCCCTGGTCTGCTTGCCGCAGTACTGGCAGGTGTAGTGGTCGCGGACGAAGACCTCGCGCCGCGTCAGGCGCATTTGCGGCCGCGGGCGTCGGATCATGTAGATGAGCCTGATCACCGAGGGCAGCGGAAAGGACTGGAAGGCGCTGCGCAGGGCGCCCTCGCCGTGCTCGATTACTTCTGCCTTGCCGCGGTCGACGAGCACGAACGCCCGCCGGGCGTTGCACACGTTCAGCGGCTCGTAGTTCTGGTTGAGAACGAGTACCGCTGAGTTGCTCATAGACCCGGGGTGTTCCTTCTGGAACGCATGATAGCAGCCGCATCTCGGGCGTATCAACGCGGCGCCCGGCAGGCGGCGCCCCCGAGGCGCGGCTTGCCGCCGGCGTCCTTCGCGTCCAGCCCAGCAGTCTATTTCGTGACTCCTGCCCTCTGTACTCTGCACTCAGGGCTGGTACTAGAATGGGCTTACCGGCGGCGTCAGGTCTAAACGGGAAGGAGATTGCAGTGGCAGTCAAGGTCGGCATCAACGGCTTCGGCCGCATCGGCAGGCAGGTGCTCCGCACGATCCGCGAACGCCACCCGGGCGAGCTCCAGGTGGTGGCCATCAATGACCTTGTGGACACGGAGACCAACGCCCACCTCCTGAAGTACGACACCAACTACGGCCGCTTCCCGGGCGAAGTGCGCGCCGTCGACGGCGGCCTCCAGATCGACAACGACTTCATCCGCGTCTACGCCGAGCGCGACCCGGCGAAGATCCCCTGGGCCGAAGCCGGCGTCGAGATCGTCATCGAGTCGACGGGCTTCTTCACCGACGCCACCCAGGCCGTGGCGCACAAGCACGACAGCGTGAAGAAGGTGATCATCAGCGCGCCCGCGAAGAACGAGGACGTGACCATCGTCCTCGGCGTGAACGACGAGAAGTACGACCCCGGCAAGCACCACGTGATCTCGAACGCCTCCTGCACCACCAACGGCCTGGCGCCGCCGGTGAAGGTCCTGGTCGAGGAGTTCGGGCTGGCGAAGGGCCAGATGACGACCGTGCACTCCTACACGAACTCGCAGATGATCCTGGACCGGGCCGGCCCCAAGGACCTGCGCGAGGCCCGCGCCGGCGCCGTGAACATCGTCCCGACCTCCACCGGCGCCGCCAGGGCCCTGCGCCTCGTCATCCCCGAGGTCGACGGCATCCTGGACGGCCTCGCCTACCGCGTGCCGACGCCGACCGTGTCGGTGGTGGAGGTAGTCGGGCTTGTGAAGCGCCCGACGAACCGCGACGAGGTGAACGCCGCCCTGCGCCACTGGTCGAAGGAGCGCATGAAGGGCATCCTCGACATCACCGAAGACCCGGTGGTGTCGATGGACATGAAGGGCAACGAACACTCGTCGATCATCGACGGCCTCTCGACCAACGTCGTCGCCGGCGACCTCGTGAAGGTCGTGTCCTGGTACGACAACGAGTGGGGCTACGCCTGCCGCCTCGCGGACTTGACAGCGCTAGTGGCGCGCAAGGGGTGGTAAGAGGGAAGAGGGACCGATAGCGCTCGGGCGCATCCTTTTCCTGCCTTGGCGTCTGGCTCTGGCCGTCCCCTATTCGACGGCAAATTCCTGCGGCTTGGAGACGAGCCTGCCTCCGAGGCCGTCGACGACGCCTTCACCCAACGCTGCAACGCGCCAGCGGTAGACGCCAGGACCAAGCTTGCCCTTGAGGTCGAAGGCGTGCTGGTTGCCTGTGCCTGACTCAATGGTCTCTTCGATAGTCCTCAGCCATGCACTGTCGGTTCGAGGGTCGAAGCCACCGCCGCGGACCAGGTACATGGCGTCGATGAACAGCGCCGGGCCGCGACCCTCACGCCGCAGCCCAAGCC from Dehalococcoidia bacterium includes these protein-coding regions:
- the gap gene encoding type I glyceraldehyde-3-phosphate dehydrogenase, giving the protein MAVKVGINGFGRIGRQVLRTIRERHPGELQVVAINDLVDTETNAHLLKYDTNYGRFPGEVRAVDGGLQIDNDFIRVYAERDPAKIPWAEAGVEIVIESTGFFTDATQAVAHKHDSVKKVIISAPAKNEDVTIVLGVNDEKYDPGKHHVISNASCTTNGLAPPVKVLVEEFGLAKGQMTTVHSYTNSQMILDRAGPKDLREARAGAVNIVPTSTGAARALRLVIPEVDGILDGLAYRVPTPTVSVVEVVGLVKRPTNRDEVNAALRHWSKERMKGILDITEDPVVSMDMKGNEHSSIIDGLSTNVVAGDLVKVVSWYDNEWGYACRLADLTALVARKGW